tactttTATCCTGTGATCTCAGTCTGCCTAAACTTTCAGAATGTATAAGAGTGTCTCAAATGATTTTAGAAGTTTAGGATTTTGGGTTTGGAGGGCTGTTTTGGAGATGGGCGGGGCTTCGAGGTAATTAATCATGGGGGAATGAGCGAGTTAAAGCTCGAGGAGCAAATTGCGCACGCGCTGTGGCTCAGGATGACGTGctttcttgtgtgtttgtgcgtccTGTCGTTGGGACTTCATCAGATAACTACAGCAGCAGCTTTTATTCCGGAGAGAAAAGTAAGAAAAGTGAACTTTAACAGGAGAACAGTGACAGAGTGACAGAGTAAACaggagtgtttgtttgtttgttgttgtttgttgttgtttgttgttgcaGGTGTCACACTGTAACGTGTCAGGAGAATGGCACAGCGAGCTCGGATCGCAGCTGCAGCTCAGAGCTGACGGACCGGAAGTGAGGGGCGTGTACCGGACGGCAGTGGAGAGCACGCGCGGGGCGGCGGGTGCGAG
The sequence above is drawn from the Clarias gariepinus isolate MV-2021 ecotype Netherlands chromosome 17, CGAR_prim_01v2, whole genome shotgun sequence genome and encodes:
- the avd gene encoding avidin, with amino-acid sequence MSELKLEEQIAHALWLRMTCFLVCLCVLSLGLHQITTAAAFIPERKVSHCNVSGEWHSELGSQLQLRADGPEVRGVYRTAVESTRGAAGARREARVLGVMSDGAQPTVAFSALWPKGSCTTWVGQCFISPEGGQVLKTLWMLRSAAESTTDNWDSTRLGEDRFFFARGLESL